In the genome of Vicia villosa cultivar HV-30 ecotype Madison, WI linkage group LG7, Vvil1.0, whole genome shotgun sequence, one region contains:
- the LOC131616421 gene encoding uncharacterized protein LOC131616421 has product MIGLRALSFLGIAFLLSLEDRISTPVCNNPVAEADSLKVMMVADLLLLGSEAGYINRFFRDHYMSKFFRKSFESLKPDLLIVLGDVSAKGSKLTKTKWLSVLHQFYQMVGPFVDLPFHATLGDRDIGECSDLDVNKVNWISRKLPGLDRSGCGAFDIGNISFVSLNAVALLCDNSSLRFDVEKVIESESLVLREVTEATTTKTRNHSTHSADANYNFFWRESTLSSGSGPVLLLHLPLDRTRNERFGGTEGFERSSSSFIERLNVVPKNRELVGTGVYNLLHTLPLNASEYILQALRPRIIFSAHRYTFSDHVHFDRTREIIVPAMSWNARDDPGFVIATFQKTGRDVNISYCSLARESHILVIYVSIIVLFCLACLKG; this is encoded by the exons ATGATTGGGTTACGAGCTTTATCTTTTCTCGGAATCGCTTTTCTTCTTTCCTTAGAAGATAGAATCTCAACGCCCGTTTGCAATAATCCCGTTGCGGAAGCAGATTCCTTAAAGGTCATGATGGTTGCTGACCTTTTGCTTCTAGGCTCGGAAGCTGGTTACATTAACCGCTTCTTCAGAGATCACTACATGTCCAAATTCTTTCGG AAATCTTTTGAAAGTTTGAAGCCTGATTTGCTTATTGTCTTGGGGGATGTTTCTGCAAAAGGTTCGAAGTTAACAAAAACCAAATGGCTGTCGGTACTCCATCAGTTTTACCAAATGGTGGGGCCCTTTGTTGATCTTCCATTCCATGCAACTCTCGGTGACAGAGATATTGGAGAATGCAGTGATCTTGATGTGAATAAAGTCAATTGGATTTCTCGCAAGTTACCAGGATTGGATCGTTCTGGCTGTGGTGCATTTGATATTGGTAATATCAGTTTTGTTTCACTGAATGCCGTTGCCTTGCTTTGTGACAACAGTAGTTTACGTTTTGATGTTGAAAAAGTAATAGAGAGCGAAAGTTTAGTACTTCGTGAGGTAACAgaggcaacaacaacaaaaacaagaaaTCATTCCACGCACTCTGCAGATGCCAACTATAACTTTTTTTGGAGGGAAAGCACACTGTCGTCTGGATCAGGTCCTGTCCTTCTGCTGCACTTACCGTTGGACCGAACTAGAAACGAGCGCTTTGGTGGCACTGAAGGTTTTGAAAGATCTTCTAGCTCTTTTATAGAGCGGTTAAATGTGGTGCCAAAAAACAG GGAGCTCGTTGGGACTGGCGTGTACAATTTACTTCATACCCTCCCACTGAATGCTTCTGAGTATATTTTACAAGCTCTGAGGCCAAG GATCATCTTTAGTGCTCACAGGTATACATTTTCTGACCACGTCCATTTCGATAGAACTCGGGAGATTATTGTTCCGGCAATGTCATGGAATGCAAGAGATGACCCTGGATTTGTAATTGCTACTTTCCAAAAAACAGGAAGAGATGTGAATATAAGCTATTGTTCTCTGGCCAGGGAATCTCATATTCTTGTAATTTATGTCTCTAtaatagttttgttttgtttggcaTGTTTAAAAGGATAG
- the LOC131619937 gene encoding uncharacterized protein LOC131619937, translated as MRFASDNLEDWWAFCSKGRSKQCTMLLIAGSTFILYSLWQVRNSERFNNTKPNVNLVIRRVCVQLLSSAHISKATSHISISDFNLLKAFNIKIRPPRAPNIVEVIWHPPSLGWIKCNCDGAYNDNGLSTACGVIFRDHRGNFLLAFADTVPWRSSFLAKFVVVVRAMEVAMEIGRHSLWIETDSALVV; from the coding sequence ATGCGGTTCGCTTCAGATAATTTGGAAGATTGGTGGGCTTTCTGTTCAAAAGGGAGATCCAAACAATGTACTATGCTCCTTATTGCAGGCTCAACCTTTATCTTGTATAGTTTATGGCAAGTTAGAAACAGTGAGAGATTCAACAACACTAAACCGAACGTCAATCTTGTCATTAGAAGAGTTTGTGTGCAGCTGCTATCTTCTGCTCATATATCGAAGGCAACATCTCATATTTCCATTTCTGATTTTAATCTCTTGAAGGCTTTCAACATCAAAATTAGACCGCCTAGAGCTCCCAACATAGTTGAAGTCATTTGGCATCCGCCGTCTCTTGGTTGGATTAAATGTAACTGTGACGGTGCATACAATGATAATGGACTTTCTACAGCGTGTGGGGTTATTTTTAGAGATCATAGAGGTAATTTTCTTTTGGCTTTTGCTGACACGGTTCCTTGGAGGTCCTCCTTTCTAGCcaagtttgttgttgttgttcgggCTATGGAAGTTGCGATGGAGATAGGCAGGCATAGTTTGTGGATAGAAACAGATTCAGCCCTTGTTGTTTAG
- the LOC131616420 gene encoding transcription initiation factor TFIID subunit 12b-like isoform X2, translated as MAENVIGSPPLTMDNPSSSNPTILSPSQTPQQQQQSPSIHMNSASPSLSQDQQQHSQLHNINNLNPNNPNPNVSTFQLQQNLQRSPSMSRLNQIQPQQQQQQQQIARQQAGLYGGQMNFGGSAGVSAQQQQLSGGVGVGVGIGGSASNLSRSALMGQSGHFPMLSGAGAAQFNLLTSPRQKSGLVQSSQFSSGNSGGQSLQGMQQAIGMMGSSNLASLRANGGLYAQQQQQLRLTPSQIRQQLSQQGSLNNQQVQGLPRSSSLAFMNSQLSGLSQNGQPAMMHNSLTQNQWLKQMPAMSGPASPLRLQQHQRQQQLASSAQLQQNSITLSQQQLSQLMQQKSMGQPQLHQQQQQHPSSQQQQQLLQQQQQQSQLQASVHQQQQQQSPRMPGPSGQKTLSLTGSQPDATASGTTTPGGSSSQGTEAATNQVLGKRKIQDLVAQVDPQGKLDPSVIDLLLELADDFIDTATTHGCLMAKHRKSSTLESKDLLLHLEKNWDLTIPGYSSEEKKCQNRPVSTE; from the exons ATGGCGGAAAACGTAATCGGTTCACCACCATTGACTATGGACAACCCCTCTTCTTCAAACCCTACAATTCTATCTCCTTCACAAACcccccaacaacaacaacaatctccTTCAATTCACATGAATTCGGCTTCACCATCTCTCtctcaagatcaacaacaacattcGCAGTTGCATAACATCAACAACCTCAACCCTAATAACCCTAACCCTAATGTTTCCACTTTTCAACTTCAACAAAACCTACAGCGTTCACCTTCCATGTCCCGCCTTAATCAAATTCAACCTCAGCAGCAGCAGCAGCAACAGCAAATTGCCAGGCAGCAAGCTGGACTTTATGGCGGCCAGATGAATTTCGGTGGATCAGCTGGTGTATCTGCTCAGCAACAACAACTAAGCGGCGGTGTTGGTGTTGGTGTTGGCATAGGTGGGAGTGCTTCCAACTTGTCGCGGTCGGCGTTGATGGGACAGAGTGGTCACTTCCCAATGTTGTCTGGTGCTGGAGCTGCTCAGTTTAATCTGTTAACTTCG CCGAGGCAGAAGAGTGGGTTGGTGCAATCCTCACAATTTTCTTCTGGTAATTCCGGTGGACAATCACTGCAAGGAATGCAACAAGCGATCGGGATGATGGGGTCGTCCAATCTAGCCTCACTGAGGgctaatggaggtctttatgccCAGCAGCAGCAGCAGCTTCGATTGACTCCTAGCCAAATCAGGCAGCAACTCTCACAGCAGGGTTCGCTAAACAATCAACAG GTGCAAGGTTTACCAAGGTCATCATCCCTTGCTTTTATGAATTCTCAGTTGTCCGGATTGTCTCAGAATGGACAGCCTGCCATGATGCATAACTCTTTAACACAGAATCAGTGGCTTAAGCAAATGCCAGCAATGTCTGGCCCTGCCTCCCCGTTGCGTCTTCAACAACATCAGAGGCAGCAGCAGCTGGCTTCATCTGCTCAACTGCAACAAAACTCTATTACCCTAAGCCAACAGCAATTGTCCCAGTTGATGCAGCAGAAATCCATGGGCCAGCCTCAGCTTCATCAACAGCAACAGCAGCATCCATCCtcccagcagcagcaacaacttttacagcaacaacaacaacaatctcaACTACAAGCATCTGTTCATCAACAGCAACAGCAGCAGTCTCCGAGAATGCCAGGACCTTCAGGCCAAAAAACACTAAGTTTAACAGGATCACAGCCAGATGCTACTGCATCTGGTACGACTACACCTGGTGGAAGTTCAAGCCAAGGGACTGAAGCAGCAACAAACCAAGTACTTGGAAAGAGAAAGATACAAGATTTAGTTGCACAG GTGGATCCACAGGGTAAGCTGGACCCTTCAGTTATAGATCTTCTTTTAGAGCTTGCTGATGACTTCATTGATACT GCAACTACACATGGTTGCCTTATGGCAAAACATAGAAAATCATCAACTTTGGAGTCCAAGGATTTATTGCTGCATCTAG